Proteins from one uncultured Cohaesibacter sp. genomic window:
- a CDS encoding FliH/SctL family protein has translation MAQAARYLFDLDFSAPPEPEVEEQIEEIPPEPMITVAEHERLLAEAKAQAFAEGESKAREERDQLASEQNLALEKQIIEEISMVYTEVGLLMQRLERDASNLAFAFASRFAERLVAQEPKGEIMGLLNQILAPLRKTPHISIRLNDAVADDIKVAVDEQMAELGFTGKLTILPDPVVMPGDCEVEWVDGGIGRNLRAAVRQVEQLLEDHFSHVPEDAEQDEDEDDTPAEDATPSDTEETEEKSEASANAADAQDQETATAANPADSEQAGDPVSELAPNSQELTQPADAMSGSPAESTEAALDQKFMAPETDTDTGSDAAAPTAKGENE, from the coding sequence ATGGCACAGGCAGCTCGTTATCTCTTCGATCTGGACTTCTCGGCCCCGCCGGAACCGGAAGTAGAGGAACAGATCGAGGAAATTCCGCCCGAACCGATGATTACGGTTGCCGAGCATGAGCGCCTGCTTGCTGAAGCGAAAGCTCAGGCTTTTGCCGAAGGAGAATCTAAGGCCCGTGAGGAGCGCGACCAACTGGCAAGCGAGCAGAATCTGGCGCTGGAAAAGCAGATCATCGAAGAAATTTCGATGGTCTACACCGAAGTCGGCCTGTTGATGCAGCGTCTGGAGCGCGATGCAAGCAATCTGGCTTTCGCTTTCGCGTCCCGCTTTGCCGAACGGCTCGTTGCGCAGGAACCTAAAGGGGAAATCATGGGGCTTTTGAACCAGATTCTCGCCCCCTTGCGCAAAACGCCACATATCTCGATCCGGCTCAATGATGCCGTTGCCGACGATATCAAAGTGGCGGTTGACGAGCAGATGGCCGAACTCGGTTTCACCGGCAAGCTGACCATTCTGCCAGATCCGGTTGTCATGCCCGGCGACTGCGAAGTCGAATGGGTCGATGGCGGCATTGGACGGAACCTGCGCGCAGCCGTGCGTCAGGTCGAGCAACTACTCGAAGACCACTTCTCTCATGTGCCCGAAGATGCTGAGCAGGATGAGGACGAAGACGACACGCCCGCAGAGGACGCTACGCCAAGCGACACGGAAGAAACTGAAGAGAAAAGCGAAGCATCTGCGAATGCAGCAGACGCACAAGACCAAGAGACTGCGACAGCGGCGAACCCGGCAGACAGCGAACAAGCAGGCGATCCCGTCAGCGAACTGGCCCCGAATAGCCAAGAGTTGACACAGCCCGCCGACGCTATGTCGGGTTCGCCAGCTGAAAGCACAGAGGCTGCACTCGATCAGAAGTTCATGGCCCCTGAAACTGACACTGACACTGGTTCCGACGCAGCCGCCCCCACCGCAAAGGGAGAAAATGAATGA
- a CDS encoding DUF2271 domain-containing protein gives MTSIGSITSQAVTSASADSSSLIQNYETFLTVLTTQIQHQDPMDPMDSSQFTQQLVQFSGVEQQIKSNEQLENLASMMTSSNALGVLNFVGTTVKVDGSQSYLNDFGSSTYSFSADAAGTADISIRTLDGNTVYTTNDVNITEGEQTFTWNGTDNSGNRLPKGTYVIHFDTANEDGGTEVSIDTDTMGVVSDVDLSSSVPMLMVNGQAIQTSQIKSVGIDTDA, from the coding sequence ATGACCTCGATTGGATCGATCACATCGCAAGCCGTGACAAGCGCATCGGCAGACAGTTCGAGTCTCATTCAGAATTATGAGACTTTCCTGACTGTCCTGACCACGCAGATACAGCATCAAGACCCCATGGATCCTATGGATTCCAGCCAGTTCACCCAGCAGCTCGTGCAGTTTTCCGGAGTGGAACAGCAGATCAAGTCCAACGAGCAACTGGAAAATCTCGCCTCCATGATGACCTCGTCCAATGCGCTTGGCGTGCTCAATTTCGTCGGCACCACTGTCAAGGTCGATGGCTCACAGAGCTATCTCAATGATTTTGGCAGCTCGACCTACAGCTTCAGCGCGGATGCAGCCGGAACGGCAGACATTTCCATCCGCACATTGGATGGCAACACCGTTTATACAACCAATGATGTGAACATTACCGAGGGCGAGCAGACCTTCACCTGGAACGGCACCGACAACTCCGGTAACCGTCTCCCCAAGGGCACTTATGTCATCCACTTCGATACCGCCAACGAAGACGGAGGCACCGAAGTATCCATTGATACGGATACAATGGGCGTCGTCTCAGATGTCGACCTGTCATCCAGTGTGCCCATGTTGATGGTCAATGGCCAGGCCATCCAGACGTCGCAGATCAAGTCCGTCGGCATTGATACCGACGCTTAA
- the fliF gene encoding flagellar basal-body MS-ring/collar protein FliF produces MNGLFEFFKTLGPARLAAMGVVTAVLIGFFAFIMMRVTEPTLSPLYTDLSFDDSIQITKLLEAQNIKHEIRDEGAVILAPKEDILKLRMQLAESGLPTGGNVGYEIFDKSETLGTTSFVQNVNHLRALEGELSRSIRTIRNVRQARVHLVIPKDQLFKRDQKEPTASIAVKLQGNLNTVQIQAIQHLVGSAVEGLNPENVTIVDERGRLLASGRGNDEGYLAAHMEERQVQMESRLRDQVDDIVSSVVGQGRARIEVSAEMNFNKVTETSDMYDPDGQVVRSTQTRTENANSQDREVGGVTVGNELPDANADQNPAGTQENSATTEELINYEISRKTTTEVVQGGRIERLSVAVLVDGTYERNENGELVYSPRSPEQLEQIATLVRSAVGYDQTRGDRVEVINLQFAEGPQTIFDDTGDELFAFTKDDYMRFTELGVMFIMTLLVLLMVVRPLMKRMFEKADEQKDDLDVIIGPDGVAMIRSETGELIPAPQREDDPKHPTMEAIELAQLQGALQSDTLIKVGDLVKENPEEAAKIIRLWLQDAA; encoded by the coding sequence GTGAACGGTCTATTCGAATTTTTCAAAACGCTTGGCCCTGCCCGTCTGGCCGCTATGGGCGTGGTGACTGCTGTCTTGATCGGATTTTTCGCATTCATCATGATGCGCGTAACCGAGCCGACGCTGTCCCCGCTTTATACAGACCTGTCCTTTGATGACTCCATTCAGATCACCAAGTTGCTCGAAGCCCAGAATATCAAACATGAAATCCGCGACGAAGGCGCCGTCATCCTTGCACCAAAGGAAGACATCCTGAAACTGCGCATGCAATTGGCGGAGAGCGGCCTGCCAACGGGCGGCAATGTCGGCTATGAGATCTTTGACAAAAGCGAAACTCTGGGCACCACGAGTTTTGTGCAGAATGTCAACCATCTGCGGGCCCTTGAGGGAGAGCTTTCCCGCTCCATCCGCACCATTCGCAACGTACGCCAGGCGCGTGTTCATCTGGTCATTCCCAAGGACCAGCTCTTCAAACGCGATCAAAAGGAGCCGACTGCATCCATCGCCGTCAAGCTGCAGGGCAATCTGAATACAGTACAGATTCAGGCCATCCAGCATCTGGTTGGCTCGGCCGTTGAAGGTCTGAATCCGGAGAACGTGACCATCGTTGACGAGCGCGGTCGCCTTCTTGCGTCCGGTCGCGGCAATGACGAAGGTTATCTTGCCGCTCATATGGAAGAACGACAGGTGCAGATGGAAAGTCGTCTGCGCGATCAGGTGGATGACATCGTCTCCTCCGTCGTCGGCCAGGGCCGCGCCCGTATTGAAGTCTCCGCAGAGATGAACTTCAACAAGGTGACCGAAACCTCCGACATGTATGATCCGGATGGTCAGGTCGTGCGCTCCACCCAGACCCGTACGGAGAATGCCAACAGTCAGGATCGTGAAGTTGGCGGCGTGACGGTTGGCAATGAATTGCCAGATGCGAATGCCGATCAGAATCCTGCTGGCACACAAGAAAATTCAGCCACCACAGAAGAGCTGATCAACTACGAGATTTCGCGCAAGACGACCACTGAAGTCGTACAGGGCGGACGCATCGAGCGCCTGTCGGTCGCAGTGCTAGTGGACGGCACCTATGAGAGAAACGAGAATGGTGAACTGGTCTATTCTCCAAGGAGCCCCGAGCAGCTTGAACAGATCGCAACCCTGGTTCGCTCTGCCGTTGGCTATGACCAGACACGCGGCGACCGGGTTGAGGTGATCAACCTGCAATTTGCCGAAGGACCGCAAACGATCTTCGACGATACGGGCGATGAACTCTTTGCGTTTACCAAAGATGATTACATGCGCTTTACGGAACTCGGAGTCATGTTCATTATGACTCTACTCGTATTGCTCATGGTCGTCCGTCCGCTGATGAAACGCATGTTCGAGAAAGCCGACGAACAGAAAGACGACCTGGACGTCATCATCGGACCGGATGGGGTAGCGATGATACGAAGTGAAACAGGGGAACTGATCCCGGCGCCGCAAAGAGAAGATGATCCGAAGCATCCGACCATGGAAGCCATTGAGCTGGCTCAGCTCCAGGGCGCTTTGCAGTCCGACACACTGATCAAAGTCGGTGACCTTGTTAAAGAGAACCCAGAAGAAGCTGCCAAGATTATCCGTCTTTGGCTGCAAGACGCAGCGTGA
- a CDS encoding flagellar hook-length control protein FliK, with translation MASQYSSIMNMIPTPNAKTAFGSQSNTGSKSGNTSISSSDGLSSFQKQLNAERARGETSTRQADDAGQNAASKANAASNAENKASEKAAAKAASEESAVANAQQKAGGKAASDDRAAPADETSNGDKSSDKKPEATGDSATAADYVAQTPQDMLLAGSGAPASTAGTNGSALGNSTDGADALSRPTGTPPTPLTDAAASAQQNAAQSGGQAVGQTADQAAGQTAASNGTQGAAGAAATNGPAGTTGQAAASVAGEAASANSSSGSTGTQAAQATVPASTFEGSKSGAIKPADGNGANPATQATSGSESAVIGNEQATQSRAQASSANGAAQANAQPQANAQTRQTNAEASAAQQASATASRASVAGAEQGPNAEDAASKPVSNQPSAQSQSAEAPDSARPNAGTSRSEAATLSAQTVSGNAAESQTVANNDNLATSGATKDAANTAASRVDGTSGAKQPSIDGAQGNNATAAALQTDAEQTLPEVATAIKSVDGKIVAEKASQGSQTAQNASGVPTETSNADGKDAKAVNAQSTDQTKAAAKTAEAAALAAAAKSDDGTQDTQQSAKQAVADPANTQQTQMAATSEAGQQVNKAQGRVEGALQPANSNAAATAANQSNSVASAADAQNQTANQDGNTSEADANAVKSEESKNAARNAPKGDAFSKMMAMADDNSAQTSNTTGSSDVAGSSIAAASASVRLTGMHGMMTAGHTPQQMSLANANALAVEISKFVKKGETRFEIRLDPADLGKIDVRMTIGNDGKTHAHLIVERPETLDMLSRDQRFLERSLQQSGLNLQDKGGLEYSLMDQGNQGQQGGQMAGQDQSGQEPSYYSDRASSSDPVADGAASALQQAQQRAAQNYAATSGLNLVI, from the coding sequence ATGGCTTCCCAGTATTCTTCAATTATGAACATGATTCCCACTCCCAACGCCAAAACTGCGTTCGGATCGCAAAGCAATACGGGAAGCAAATCCGGCAATACCTCAATCAGCTCTTCTGATGGCCTGTCTTCTTTTCAGAAGCAGTTGAACGCAGAAAGAGCCAGAGGCGAAACCAGCACCCGACAAGCGGACGATGCAGGCCAAAATGCAGCTTCCAAGGCCAACGCAGCGTCTAACGCTGAAAACAAAGCCAGTGAAAAGGCCGCAGCCAAGGCTGCCTCTGAAGAGAGCGCTGTTGCCAACGCACAGCAAAAGGCCGGCGGCAAGGCAGCCAGCGATGATCGCGCAGCTCCTGCCGATGAGACGAGCAATGGCGACAAAAGTTCAGACAAGAAGCCCGAAGCTACAGGCGATAGCGCCACCGCTGCAGACTATGTGGCTCAAACTCCGCAAGACATGCTGCTAGCTGGCTCGGGCGCACCGGCCTCAACGGCGGGCACGAACGGCTCAGCCCTTGGAAATAGCACGGATGGAGCGGATGCCCTGTCCCGCCCGACCGGCACGCCCCCCACCCCGTTGACAGATGCAGCTGCTTCAGCCCAGCAGAATGCAGCGCAATCTGGCGGCCAAGCGGTAGGCCAGACGGCCGACCAGGCGGCAGGGCAGACCGCCGCATCAAATGGCACGCAAGGCGCCGCGGGTGCCGCCGCAACCAATGGCCCAGCAGGCACAACCGGTCAGGCAGCCGCGTCTGTGGCTGGCGAGGCAGCATCGGCCAACAGCAGCTCGGGCTCTACCGGAACACAAGCCGCACAGGCAACGGTACCAGCCTCTACTTTTGAGGGCTCGAAATCGGGGGCGATCAAACCCGCAGATGGCAATGGCGCAAATCCAGCAACGCAAGCCACATCCGGCTCTGAAAGCGCTGTGATTGGCAATGAACAGGCCACACAATCCCGGGCGCAGGCAAGCTCAGCCAACGGCGCTGCCCAAGCCAATGCACAGCCTCAAGCGAATGCTCAAACAAGACAGACCAACGCCGAGGCCAGTGCCGCACAGCAGGCCAGCGCTACAGCATCTCGCGCTTCTGTAGCAGGAGCCGAGCAAGGCCCGAATGCAGAAGATGCTGCCAGCAAGCCAGTATCAAACCAACCGTCTGCTCAGTCCCAATCGGCTGAAGCGCCAGATTCCGCTCGTCCAAATGCAGGTACCAGTCGCTCTGAAGCTGCGACGCTGTCAGCACAGACAGTGAGCGGTAACGCCGCCGAAAGCCAGACTGTGGCGAACAACGATAATCTTGCGACCTCTGGCGCGACCAAAGACGCAGCCAATACGGCAGCCAGCAGGGTTGATGGCACGAGCGGGGCCAAGCAGCCATCGATCGATGGAGCCCAAGGCAACAATGCCACTGCAGCGGCCCTTCAAACGGATGCCGAGCAGACATTGCCCGAAGTCGCTACAGCTATAAAATCAGTGGATGGCAAGATCGTCGCTGAAAAAGCCTCGCAAGGCTCCCAGACAGCCCAGAATGCTTCTGGCGTACCCACCGAGACATCCAATGCTGATGGTAAAGACGCAAAAGCCGTCAACGCCCAATCTACCGATCAGACCAAGGCAGCCGCCAAGACTGCAGAAGCCGCAGCCCTCGCGGCCGCAGCCAAGTCCGATGATGGCACGCAGGACACGCAACAAAGCGCAAAACAAGCCGTTGCCGATCCGGCCAACACTCAGCAGACCCAGATGGCAGCCACCTCTGAAGCTGGCCAGCAGGTCAACAAGGCACAGGGCCGCGTTGAAGGAGCCCTGCAGCCAGCCAACAGCAATGCAGCCGCAACGGCAGCCAACCAGTCCAACAGTGTGGCCAGCGCTGCCGACGCGCAGAACCAGACAGCCAATCAGGATGGCAACACATCTGAGGCCGATGCCAACGCAGTAAAATCCGAGGAGTCCAAGAATGCAGCCCGCAACGCACCAAAGGGCGATGCCTTCTCGAAAATGATGGCTATGGCGGATGACAACTCAGCGCAGACCAGCAACACGACCGGTTCATCAGATGTGGCAGGCTCGTCTATCGCCGCAGCCAGCGCTTCCGTGCGCCTGACCGGCATGCACGGCATGATGACAGCAGGTCACACACCGCAACAAATGAGCCTTGCCAACGCCAATGCGCTTGCCGTGGAAATCTCCAAATTCGTCAAGAAGGGGGAGACCCGCTTCGAAATCCGCCTCGATCCGGCAGATCTGGGCAAGATCGATGTGCGCATGACAATCGGCAATGATGGCAAAACCCATGCCCACCTGATCGTAGAACGCCCAGAAACACTGGACATGCTGTCCCGCGACCAGCGCTTTCTGGAACGCAGCCTGCAACAGAGCGGTCTGAACCTTCAGGATAAGGGTGGTCTGGAATATTCCCTGATGGATCAAGGCAATCAGGGACAACAAGGCGGCCAGATGGCCGGGCAGGACCAGTCGGGTCAGGAGCCGAGCTACTATTCCGACAGAGCCTCCTCGTCCGACCCTGTAGCGGACGGCGCAGCCTCTGCGCTTCAACAAGCCCAGCAACGCGCCGCACAGAATTATGCCGCGACGAGCGGCCTCAATTTGGTAATCTGA
- a CDS encoding DUF1153 domain-containing protein: MTDQIRARVKYVIGPDGSPLTVADLPPANTRRWVIRRKAEVVAAVRGGLLSLEEACQKYTLTVEEFLSWQSSIDQHGLAGLRATRVQQYR, encoded by the coding sequence ATGACCGATCAAATACGTGCTAGAGTAAAATATGTCATCGGCCCCGATGGGAGTCCTTTGACTGTGGCTGATCTTCCTCCTGCCAATACCAGGCGTTGGGTTATCAGGCGCAAAGCGGAAGTTGTTGCTGCCGTTCGCGGTGGCCTGCTAAGCCTCGAAGAGGCTTGCCAGAAATATACCCTGACAGTTGAGGAATTCCTCAGTTGGCAGAGTTCCATCGATCAGCATGGACTGGCAGGTTTGAGAGCGACGCGGGTTCAACAATATCGCTAG
- the fliG gene encoding flagellar motor switch protein FliG: MANANASVSTDHEERELNGAEKASIILLALGDEHGGPIWSRLDDIEIKQVSISMSKLGGITPNMLDNLIIEFVSRLSSKGAVTGNFDSTERLLASFLPEERVNAIMEEIRGPAGRNMWEKLSNVQENVLANYLKNEYPQTVAVVLSKIKSDHAAKVLSIMPEDFGLEVINRMLSMEAVQKEVLEKVEQTLRVEFMSNLSTTQRRDAHEVMADIFNNFDRQTEARLLAALEEENRESAEKIKQLMFTFEDLSKLDSTGVQSLLQNIEKDILALALKGANETIRTLFMDNMSQRAGAMLQEDMEGMGPVRLRDVDEAQGAMVNMAKDLAARGEIMIAKGNGEDELVY, encoded by the coding sequence ATGGCAAACGCAAATGCGTCCGTGTCTACAGACCACGAAGAACGCGAGCTGAATGGCGCGGAAAAGGCTTCTATCATTCTGCTTGCGCTCGGGGATGAGCATGGTGGGCCGATCTGGAGTCGTCTTGATGATATCGAAATCAAGCAGGTGTCCATTTCCATGTCGAAGCTGGGCGGCATTACGCCCAACATGCTGGACAATCTGATTATCGAATTCGTCTCGCGCCTATCCTCCAAGGGGGCCGTTACGGGCAACTTTGATTCAACCGAACGTCTGCTGGCGTCCTTCCTGCCGGAAGAGCGCGTAAACGCCATCATGGAAGAGATTCGCGGTCCTGCCGGTCGCAACATGTGGGAGAAATTGTCCAACGTTCAGGAGAATGTGCTCGCCAACTATCTCAAGAACGAATATCCGCAGACCGTCGCGGTCGTGCTATCCAAGATCAAGTCCGATCATGCCGCAAAAGTGCTCTCCATCATGCCGGAGGATTTCGGTCTGGAAGTCATCAACCGCATGCTGTCGATGGAAGCGGTGCAGAAGGAAGTGCTGGAGAAAGTCGAACAGACCCTGCGCGTGGAATTTATGTCGAACCTGTCGACCACTCAGCGCCGCGATGCGCACGAGGTAATGGCCGATATCTTCAACAATTTCGACCGCCAGACCGAAGCACGCCTGCTGGCTGCTCTGGAAGAGGAAAACCGCGAGTCGGCCGAAAAGATCAAGCAGCTGATGTTCACCTTCGAAGATCTCAGCAAGCTGGATTCCACCGGCGTTCAGTCGCTGCTGCAGAATATCGAGAAAGACATTCTGGCCCTCGCCCTCAAGGGTGCCAACGAAACCATCAGAACCCTGTTCATGGACAACATGTCCCAGCGCGCTGGCGCCATGTTACAGGAAGACATGGAAGGTATGGGTCCTGTTCGTCTGCGCGACGTCGACGAAGCGCAAGGCGCGATGGTCAACATGGCCAAGGATCTGGCCGCACGCGGCGAAATCATGATCGCCAAAGGCAATGGCGAGGACGAGTTGGTCTACTAG
- the fliN gene encoding flagellar motor switch protein FliN, with protein sequence MSENEENEGLTLQEQNAKAIADAGAAEDVNQKNAADLEAVFDVPVQVSAILGRAKMPVSDLLELDVGNVLELDRKVGEAVDIYVNSRLVARGEVVLVEEKLGVTMTEIIKSEK encoded by the coding sequence ATGAGCGAGAATGAAGAAAATGAAGGCCTCACTTTGCAGGAACAAAACGCCAAGGCTATCGCCGATGCTGGCGCTGCAGAGGATGTAAACCAGAAGAACGCAGCCGATCTGGAAGCGGTCTTCGATGTTCCCGTGCAGGTTTCCGCTATTCTGGGGCGCGCCAAGATGCCCGTGAGCGACCTGCTCGAACTTGATGTCGGCAATGTGCTTGAGCTTGACCGCAAGGTTGGTGAAGCCGTCGATATCTATGTCAATTCACGCCTCGTTGCCCGTGGCGAAGTCGTACTCGTCGAGGAGAAGCTCGGCGTGACCATGACTGAAATCATCAAATCTGAAAAATAG